ATTTCCATGGAGGTATTAACATCAGTAATAATTGTTGGCTGAACATAATATCCTTTCTTCAAGTGCTGCAATTCAATAGTGATGACTTAAGTTGTATTACAAAAGAttgaaaaaacaaattaaagcaCCTGCATCCTTTGCtagaaaagattttttttttttacctgaGGCCGTTCGCCACCATAAAGAATGGTTGCACCTTCTTTTTTGGCATTTGAGATGAACTTCAATACTTTCTCATACTGCAGGTTAACAAAAATTAGTACGTAGAGATTGTCTAGAAGTTGTGTGACCACTCCATCTACAAGATCGgctagaaaataaaaaataaaaaccaaaAATAGTGTCTTCTAATGAGTTATTGTGTCAATTCAGGAGTTTTTGGTCAAAAACATTCTTAAACTATACCCCAAACTTAAATgacattcttaaaatatattttttgacaaAAACATCATTCAAGTATTTAAAAGTTAACAATTTTCATCCTTTAGTTACATATTGTCAAAAAATTAAGGAATCCTACAAAAACACGTGCAATTCATGTGAACAAAAAGTTTTTCTGCATAATTCATTACCAGCTATAAAAAGCTcctgaaaaaaaatattaaaaatcgtGGACATCATTGCTTGCTGAAACAAAAAATGTTAGAAAGGTGTGAGAATACATGATCTgctattcttttcttttaccaaCGGAAATAAGTTGGAACTTAATTATCTTCACCTTTTTTAAAGTCAAATTGTAGGTAGATCAATAATTTTTCAGTGCAATCTGATATTAAGGTGATCAAAATTCTAATTATGTCTTGCATTCgagtttttaatcaaaattttgattatGTCTCGCATTCGAGTTTCATTCTCCATTACTAGAAGTGGAAGTCTCCTACAAACACCTCTTAAGCATATTCAATTGAGAAGAAACATATTTCAactgataattttttaatattaaatcaaatgagaaataaatgaaataaactgTTAATTAAACTCAATCGACCAAAAAGTTCACAATAATACTTTTTGGGGTATGTTAGAATAATAACTACAAATGGGTGACTTGATTTTTGTAGAATATGTTACTTTCTGAAAAATTCTAGCGTAAGGATGAAAATTGTCAAATTTTAAATACTTGGAGGATGTTTTCTGctaagaataatattttaaggatGTAATCTAAGTTTAGAGTATAGTGTAAGAATGATTATGGCCAAAAACTTGTCAATTCAGTGTTAAACATCTGCATTTTGTTTCTGAAGCAGTTTATAGTTAGAACCACATTTTCTATTTAAGCCAAAAGCCTACAATTTCTTACTTGTCCAGAACTAACAACAGGACCAAGCTTGCAGTCTTCTTCCAAGGGATCGGAGATTTTGATGTTTTTGGTCCACTGAAGCAGCCTGTCCAAAAATGCAGAAGCAATGCTTTCCTGGAATATTCACAATTCGATTTCAAGAAAAGTTCCAACATTGTAGATAACAGAAAGGAAAATACCACAAAAGAATACATCAAAAAAACCGGGAAATGCTATAGTTTTTGTAAGTTAGAACTAATCTAATCAGCATTCGCGTCTGGCCTTTATATGCTAACTATAGTAAAACATCTACTAGATCGTCTTTTTTCTTGGAAAGGCCTCATCCCATCTCATATGCTCATATTTGCTACACCTTTTTACTATTTTCTGAATTCTAGTACTATATAGTTTGATAGTACTCTCCGTGGAATTTCTGACTTTATAAAGCATCTTTTCATTAGCTTAATCAATTGATATCCaaatttaaacataaaattGCACCCTTGCAATCCACATCAGTTCACatttaggaaataaatttatctTTCCCGCCCTGAGCAATCTTTTTGTTCGTAagaaaacaaactaaatgaacTGGTGTCCGAAAATTTTCCAAGAAATAGGCAGCTAAGACAATTTTGGTGATCTTCTCTCAAGCATAATCCTCTCTCGCAAAGTGTTGAAGAGTTGAACTTCACGTTCCTATTACATTGCCAAGCACGACATGACTTGATGATCAAACATACACACAGGTGTTCCGAGAGGTATTTCCTAGAACTGGTAAATAGTGCCAATCCAGGACTGAGTTAACCAAAGGAAAACACTGTGACTAAATATGTGGACCTCATCCACATTTAACACTTGTTACCTGTATTATAAGCCGTGATGTTGCACTGCAAACTTGACCACTATTCGCAAAGATACCAAAAAGAGTCCACTCCGCAGCTGCATTAGACAACGAAGAACATAGGATCGAGAACCAAGATTATATTCCTAAACAAAAGGGTAATGGCTGTGTACAATTTAAAAAGAACAAACCTAGATCAAGGTTATCAATGTCGTCAAACACAACCATTGGACTTTTTCCACCAAGCTCAAGACTAACTGGCTGCAATTGAAACATAAGGGCTTAGCTATAATTAATCCACTCGCACGCCAGCTAGTTTTTTGTCAGTTAGAACCTAAAAGATTACTTATTTACGTCAGAACGTACTTTAACAATTTGAGCTGCAGCAGTCATGATCTTAGCCCCTGTAGGTGCACTTCCTGTGAATGAAATCTGTCaccaaaaaattttaaaaattgatttcatCATATAAAAAATGTGAGATTTGATCATTTgataaatatacaaaaggcaTAACTTGAAAAAGAAACAGGCAAACCTTGTCCACATGAGGATGAGATGCCAAAGGAGCACCAGCTTCAGGCCCCAATCCTGTTAAAATGTTAAGGGCACCAGGAGGAAGACCAATCTCTCTACAGATCTCACCCAACTCCAAACAGGTACTACGATTGAATGTCAGAGTCATTTAACTAAAAAGGCAAATGATACGGATCAAGCATATAGATAATGAAGATGATATGCTATAAGGACTCACATTGATGCTAGTTCAGACGGCTTAAGTATTGCTGCGCAACCAGCAGCAAGAGCAGGGGCAACTTTCCATATGGCCATTAACAATGGATAATTCCTTCATTATGAATACCAAAAAATCACTGACTTGAAAAAGTATACTTGAATGTCAAACTCATTGTTCATTTATTAGGATCATGGTCCAACATTTCCAATGAAATATATTGCTGAACTAGGAGACAACTAGGCCAACTGAATGTTCTTCATTTCCAAACTATATTTCAACTTTTAGCGAATATATACATGTACAGAAAAAATAAGTGAAATGCCGAAGTTCCACCGTGAACATCTTCCCTGATCGATCTGTGGTTTGTAAACTAAAAAGCCGTAATAACTCTGAAAAATGGCACCTACCATGGAGTTATCAATCCCACAACACCAAGAGGTTCTTTCAGAACATAAGTCTTAAATGAATCCAGATGAAGATTAATCAGAGTCTTCCTTTTCGAATCCAGAGCTTCAGCGAGGTCTGCATAGTACTCAAAACATCCTGCGACATCATCCTGAAATATAAGACAGCACATCAAATAAACTTGCGTACATCAAGTTGAAGCAAACTATATATTTATCTCATGTATGCAAGAAAGTACCATATCTGCAGCAGACTCAAACAATGTTTTTCCACTATCAAGCGATTCAAGTGTTGCAAGTTCAGATTTCCTCTCCAGTACCTAcggaaaaaaaatctaaaacaGTTAGCAAATGAATCATTTAAAGAAAAGCAGAATAGTCAATTAGTCCTGAAAAATGTTTCAATATCTTGCCAACACCAGGTGAAATGCAATATATACAGAAGCTCACTACTATCCAAGAACATAATCTACCTGAGTGGAAATTTTCTGTTTTCTCAAAGTAGTAAGGCAGATGCCCCTAAAATGAAAACACGTGCACTTGTTTATCCTCCGCGGCATCTACAGCTGCACTATCTTTCAGGCATCTATAGTGGATAAATATTTGGGCTTAGGACAATCTAAAAAGGCACTCACAACTTAGAGGAATTAATAATGTTACACGTATTACATATACACTAAACCTATTACTATGCCTTGATCTCAAATTAAATCGCCTACATTCATTCCGCGTCAGTTGGAGACTTGTTTCACTCAAATACTCAATAGTTTATCTATAAAGAAAAACTATTTAGTTTTATCTACTGGCATTCTCAGAACTAGCTATTTAGAGGAAATCAACTAGGTTTTACACCCTGATTTCAAGCCTTCAAGGACACAATGAACGCGATCTCGATGTGACTCAGAAAATACAGTTTCTAGATCCTGTATAATTTGAGCTCAACACTATTTCCGAACTCATACATAATTACGAATATAATTTCTCTTTTTCTGGACTATTAACTGCCTGCATCCAGGGTTCTAATAACATTCCTGAAAAGAATCATGAATacgtaaaattaattaaagcAGAACAGTACACAACCTTAGCAGCAATAGCACGGAGATATTTTGCGCGTTGTGCCCCTGTTGTAGAGCCCCAGTCATCCCGAGCAATCGCTCTCCGAGCTGCTTCCACTGCTATATCCACATCTTCCGCGGTAGCAGCCGGAATATCCCCTGAAAATCCAATTTCACTGAGTTGCACTTACCAAACAAATAAATCAATCCGTTGTCTCCGATAGCTTAGAGACTGTTTACGCATTTAAACATAATATCTCATCATAACAAAAGTATTTTCACATGCTGAGAAGCACGATCAAATTAGAATTAGAGAA
This Solanum dulcamara chromosome 8, daSolDulc1.2, whole genome shotgun sequence DNA region includes the following protein-coding sequences:
- the LOC129901183 gene encoding aminoaldehyde dehydrogenase 1; protein product: MAIRNVPIPRRKLYIGGEWREPVKKNWIPIINPATEEIIGDIPAATAEDVDIAVEAARRAIARDDWGSTTGAQRAKYLRAIAAKVLERKSELATLESLDSGKTLFESAADMDDVAGCFEYYADLAEALDSKRKTLINLHLDSFKTYVLKEPLGVVGLITPWNYPLLMAIWKVAPALAAGCAAILKPSELASITCLELGEICREIGLPPGALNILTGLGPEAGAPLASHPHVDKISFTGSAPTGAKIMTAAAQIVKPVSLELGGKSPMVVFDDIDNLDLAAEWTLFGIFANSGQVCSATSRLIIQESIASAFLDRLLQWTKNIKISDPLEEDCKLGPVVSSGQYEKVLKFISNAKKEGATILYGGERPQHLKKGYYVQPTIITDVNTSMEIWKEEVFGPVLCVKTFKTEEEAIELANDTKYGLAAAVMSKDVKRSERFTKAFQAGIIWINCSQPTFNQLPWGGKKRSGFGRDLGEWGLEKYLNIKQVTEYTSFEPWAFYKSPSKN